From a single Meles meles chromosome 21, mMelMel3.1 paternal haplotype, whole genome shotgun sequence genomic region:
- the CDR2 gene encoding cerebellar degeneration-related protein 2 produces MLAENLVEEFEMKEDEPWYDHQDLQQDLQLAAELGKTLLDRNTELEDSLQQMFTTNQEQLQEIEYLTKQVELLRQMNEQHAKVYEQLDVTARELEETNQKLVADSKASQQKILSLTETIECLQSNIDHLQSQVEELKSSGQGRRSQGKCDQEKSAPSFSCLKELYDLRQHFVYDHVFAEKITSLQSQQSPDEEENEHLKKTVTMLQAQLSVERQKRVAMEEEYGLVLKENSELEQQLGAADAYRARALELEAEVAEMRQMLQSEHPFVNGLEKLVPDSLFIPLREHGQSLLEEMLLPGPEAHRKPLKRSSSETVLSSLAGGDIVRGHEETCIRRAKAVKQRGISLLHEVDTQYSALKVKYDELLKKCQQEEDSLSHKAVQTSRALARDLTGTNAQPEPGTSSWEPASATPELVSSPTTTPPPEYKALFKQIFSCIKKTKQEIDEQRTKYQSLSSHS; encoded by the exons ATGTTGGCGGAAAACCTAGTGGAGGAGTTTGAGATGAAGGAGGACGAGCCGTGGTACGACCACCAGGACCTCCAGCAAG ATCTCCAACTTGCTGCTGAACTTGGGAAGACGTTACTGGATCGGAACACAGAGTTGGAGGATTCTCTTCAGCAGATGTTCACAACCAATCAGGAGCAGTTACAGGAAATTGAG TATCTGACCAAGCAGGTGGAGCTTCTGCGGCAGATGAATGAACAGCATGCAAAGGTTTATGAGCAATTAGATGTCACAGCAAGGGAACTGGAAGAAACAAATCAAAAGCTAGTTGCTGACAGCAAGGCCTCACAGCAAAAGATTCTGAG TCTGACCGAAACAATCGAATGCCTACAAAGCAACATTGATCACCTCCAGAGCCAAGTGGAGGAGCTGAAGTCATCTGGCCAGGGGAGAAGGAGCCAGGGGAAATGTGACCAGGAGAAATCGGCACCCAGCTTCTCGTGTCTGAAAGAGCTGTACGACCTCCGCCA ACACTTTGTGTATGACCATGTGTTTGCCGAGAAGATCACTTCCTTGCAAAGTCAGCAAAGCCctgatgaagaagaaaatgagcatTTGAAGAAAACAGTGACGATGCTGCAGGCCCAGCTGAGCGTGGAGCGGCAGAAGCGGGTGGCCATGGAGGAGGAGTACGGGCTCGTGCTCAAGGAGAACAGCGAGCTGGAACAGCAGCTGGGGGCCGCGGACGCCTACCGAGCGCGGGCGCTGGAACTGGAGGCCGAGGTGGCGGAGATGCGGCAGATGCTGCAGTCGGAGCATCCTTTTGTGAATGGGCTCGAGAAGCTGGTGCCAGACTCTCTGTTCATCCCTCTCAGAGAACACGGCCAGAGCCTGCTGGAGGAGATGCTCCTGCCTGGGCCGGAGGCACACAGAAAGCCCCTCAAGCGCAGCAGCAGTGAGACGGTGCTCAGCAGCCTGGCGGGCGGGGACATCGTGCGAGGCCACGAGGAGACCTGCATTCGGAGGGCCAAGGCCGTGAAGCAGAGGGGCATCTCCCTTCTGCATGAGGTGGACACTCAGTACAGTGCCCTGAAGGTGAAGTACGACGAGCTGCTGAAGAAGTGTCAGCAGGAGGAGGACTCCTTGTCCCACAAGGCGGTGCAGACCTCCAGGGCTCTCGCCAGAGACCTGACCGGGACCAACGCCCAGCCGGAGCCCGGCACCAGTAGCTGGGAGCCGGCCTCTGCCACCCCAGAGCTCGTCAGTTCCCCCACCACCACGCCCCCTCCGGAGTACAAAGCGCTCTTTAAGCAGATCTTTAGTTGCATCAAGAAAACTAAGCAGGAAATAGATGAACAGAGAACAAAATACCAATCTCTTTCCTCTCATTCCTAA